A portion of the bacterium genome contains these proteins:
- the rseP gene encoding RIP metalloprotease RseP, whose amino-acid sequence MEIFISYAIKTISVLFVFGILIFFHELGHFFIAKKLKVIVEKFSLGFGPALFKFKKGETEYAISAVPFGGYVKMAGESLNESKGKEGEFYSKSPLQRIAIVAAGPIMSFALAFVIFYIVIMTIGTASVNPQAKVGGLIEGNPAERVGIKESDLIIAIDNQPIDSWQQMSGIIKENPGKEIFITLDRESKILSFYVTPKEEILSNGQKIGQIGIYPNIITEKANPFTAVYKSAETVGKTSYMIISGLVELIRGKVPAKEALGGPILIARITARLSEAGFMQVLNFAGMLSIVLGILNLLPIPILDGGVIFFFIIEIIRKKPLSEKTQMIAQNIGLALLLGVMLFATYNDLTRDYSKIFPKAEKTQKQNVPR is encoded by the coding sequence ATGGAAATCTTTATATCATATGCAATAAAAACCATTAGCGTATTATTTGTATTTGGCATACTAATCTTTTTCCACGAATTGGGTCATTTTTTTATAGCGAAAAAACTCAAGGTAATAGTAGAAAAATTTTCACTTGGGTTTGGACCTGCTTTGTTTAAGTTTAAAAAAGGTGAAACCGAGTATGCAATTTCAGCCGTGCCTTTTGGCGGATATGTAAAAATGGCAGGCGAGAGTTTGAATGAAAGCAAAGGCAAAGAAGGCGAATTTTATTCTAAAAGTCCTCTTCAAAGAATAGCCATAGTCGCCGCCGGTCCGATAATGTCTTTTGCTTTGGCGTTTGTTATTTTTTATATAGTAATAATGACGATTGGAACTGCATCTGTTAATCCGCAAGCAAAAGTCGGCGGGTTGATTGAAGGTAATCCTGCCGAAAGGGTCGGTATAAAAGAGAGTGACTTGATTATAGCCATTGATAACCAGCCGATAGATAGTTGGCAGCAAATGTCCGGTATCATAAAAGAAAATCCCGGCAAAGAAATTTTTATTACACTGGACAGAGAAAGCAAAATCTTATCGTTTTATGTAACGCCCAAAGAAGAAATTTTAAGCAACGGACAAAAAATAGGGCAAATCGGAATTTACCCCAATATCATTACTGAAAAAGCCAATCCGTTTACTGCTGTTTATAAATCAGCAGAGACAGTTGGAAAAACCTCCTATATGATAATAAGTGGGCTTGTTGAACTTATAAGAGGGAAAGTCCCGGCAAAAGAAGCATTAGGCGGACCTATTCTTATCGCAAGAATAACAGCAAGATTATCCGAAGCAGGTTTTATGCAGGTATTAAATTTCGCGGGAATGTTAAGTATTGTCTTGGGAATCCTCAACTTATTACCAATCCCCATATTAGATGGCGGTGTTATATTCTTCTTTATAATAGAAATCATCAGAAAAAAGCCCTTAAGCGAAAAAACACAAATGATTGCGCAAAACATAGGACTGGCACTGCTTCTTGGGGTAATGTTATTCGCAACCTATAACGACCTCACACGAGACTATTCCAAAATATTCCCCAAAGCTGAAAAGACACAAAAACAAAACGTGCCCCGTTAG